One genomic segment of Fusobacterium nucleatum includes these proteins:
- the ispE gene encoding 4-(cytidine 5'-diphospho)-2-C-methyl-D-erythritol kinase: MRISLNKYKIFSNAKINIGLNVFQKESDGYHNIDSIMAPIDLSDEMDITFYSNSGDLKIECSDKNIPTDERNILYKTYKAFFEENKKEKEKIDIILKKNIPSEAGLGGGSSNAAFFLKLLNEHYGNVYNESELQELAMKIGSDVPFFIKNKTARVGGKGNKVDLIENNLKDSIILIKPLDFGVSTKEAYESFDILKEVKYADFDKIIKNLKEGNRIALENNIENSLEQGILETDINIKMLKMTLNSVISGKKFFMSGSGSTYYTFVTEIEKSQIETRLKTFVDNVKIIICKTIN, from the coding sequence ATGAGGATTTCTTTGAATAAGTATAAGATATTTTCAAACGCCAAAATTAATATAGGTTTAAATGTTTTTCAGAAAGAAAGTGATGGTTATCATAATATTGATTCTATAATGGCTCCTATTGATTTATCTGATGAAATGGATATAACATTTTATTCAAACTCAGGAGATTTAAAAATTGAGTGTTCTGATAAGAATATTCCTACTGATGAAAGAAATATTTTGTATAAAACATATAAAGCATTTTTTGAAGAAAATAAAAAAGAAAAGGAAAAAATTGATATTATCTTAAAAAAAAATATACCATCTGAAGCTGGTTTAGGTGGAGGTAGTTCCAATGCAGCTTTTTTCTTAAAGCTTTTAAATGAACATTATGGAAATGTTTATAATGAAAGTGAATTACAAGAACTGGCAATGAAAATTGGAAGTGATGTCCCATTTTTTATTAAAAATAAAACAGCTAGGGTTGGTGGAAAAGGAAATAAGGTAGACTTAATAGAAAATAATCTTAAAGATTCAATAATTTTAATAAAACCATTAGATTTTGGTGTGTCTACAAAAGAAGCCTATGAAAGTTTTGATATCTTAAAAGAAGTTAAATATGCTGATTTTGATAAAATTATTAAGAATCTAAAAGAGGGTAATAGAATTGCTTTAGAAAATAATATAGAAAATAGCTTAGAACAAGGAATTTTGGAAACAGATATAAATATAAAAATGCTAAAAATGACATTAAATTCAGTTATATCTGGGAAGAAATTTTTTATGTCAGGAAGTGGGAGTACATACTATACATTTGTTACAGAAATTGAGAAATCCCAAATTGAAACAAGATTAAAAACTTTTGTTGATAATGTAAAGATTATTATATGTAAAACAATAAACTAA
- a CDS encoding RNA-binding S4 domain-containing protein encodes MRLDKFLKVSRIIKRRPIAKLVVDGGKVKLDGKVVKAAAEVKLGQILEIEYYNKYFKFEILQVPLGNVSKDKTSDLVKLLETKGLDIEINLDKDEDFFE; translated from the coding sequence ATGAGGTTAGATAAATTTTTAAAAGTTAGTAGAATTATTAAAAGAAGACCCATTGCAAAACTTGTAGTAGATGGAGGCAAAGTAAAATTAGATGGAAAAGTTGTAAAAGCAGCTGCCGAAGTAAAGCTAGGTCAAATTTTAGAAATAGAATATTATAATAAGTATTTTAAGTTTGAAATTTTACAAGTCCCATTAGGAAATGTTTCTAAAGATAAGACAAGTGATTTGGTAAAACTACTTGAAACAAAAGGTTTAGACATAGAAATTAATTTAGATAAGGATGAGGATTTCTTTGAATAA
- a CDS encoding DEAD/DEAH box helicase, producing the protein MEKKFRGEIPFWLKNKKNNLVYICSSNRNIDDYFFVLKDFYKGKILRIKKENEAEELKKYNYDLLELINSNEKFIILISLDYFLEDYYSEANSIFIEKGKNLDIKDLEEKLIDAGFAKTYMLAQRKEYSIRGDILDIFNINQDNPVRIEFFGNEVDRITYFDINSQLSIEKKDSIELYIDNNKNKKDLFSLISMNKNKIEYYYENNDILQAKIKRLINENLGREEDILNKISELSKIGIQIEIQKFSEEELKQFEVIDRVKKLSENTKITIYSEEATRYKEIFKDYSVKFEKYPLFEGYKTEDKLILTDREIKGIRVKRERVEKKALRYKAVDEIKEQDYVIHENFGVGIFLGLENIEGQDYLKIKYADEDKLFVPVDSINKIEKFINISDVIPEIYKLGRKGFKRKKDKLSEDIEIFAKEIIKIQAKRNLGNGFKFSKDTVMQEEFEETFPFTETPAQLKAIEDVKRDMESGKIMDRLICGDVGYGKTEVAIRATFKAVMDSKQVILLVPTTVLAEQHYERFNERFKNYPVHIEILSRVQSKKEQTESLKRIENGSADLVIGTHRLLSDDIRFKDVGLLIIDEEQKFGVKAKEKLKKIKGDLDVLTLTATPIPRTLNLSLLGIRDLSVIDTSPEGRQKIHTEYIDNNKNFIKEIILSEISREGQVFYIFNSVKRMESKVKEIRELLPEYIKVSYIHGQMLPRDIKKNIQEFENGNVDVLVATTIIENGIDIENANTMIIEGVEKLGLSQVYQLRGRIGRSTKKSYCYMLTNENKTKNAKKREESIREFDNLTGIDLAMEDSKIRGVGEILGEKQHGAVETFGYNLYMKMLNEEILKLKGEVEEELDEVDVELELNFPRFLPDSYIEKNEKVKIYKRALALKNLDELKNLYNELEDRFGKIKSEAKGFFDFIKIRIIARDLGITTIKQDKENKDRILINFNEKKINVDKIIYLLSNKKIMYSKFTRTIGYNGNIFEFFKLYSS; encoded by the coding sequence ATGGAAAAGAAATTTCGGGGGGAAATCCCATTTTGGCTAAAAAATAAAAAAAATAATCTTGTATATATCTGTTCATCTAACAGAAATATAGATGATTATTTTTTTGTGTTAAAAGATTTTTACAAGGGAAAAATTCTTAGAATAAAAAAAGAAAATGAAGCTGAGGAATTAAAAAAATATAATTATGATTTATTAGAGCTTATAAATTCAAATGAAAAATTTATAATTCTTATTTCATTAGACTATTTTTTAGAAGATTACTATTCAGAAGCTAATAGTATTTTTATTGAAAAAGGAAAAAATCTTGATATTAAAGATTTGGAAGAAAAGTTGATAGATGCAGGTTTTGCAAAAACATATATGCTTGCCCAAAGAAAAGAATACTCTATAAGAGGAGATATTTTAGATATATTTAATATCAATCAAGATAATCCTGTGAGAATAGAATTTTTTGGAAATGAAGTTGATAGAATAACATATTTTGATATAAATTCTCAGTTAAGTATAGAAAAAAAAGATAGTATAGAATTGTATATAGACAATAATAAAAATAAAAAAGATTTATTTTCTCTTATATCTATGAACAAAAATAAAATAGAATATTATTATGAAAATAATGATATATTACAAGCTAAAATTAAAAGACTTATCAATGAAAATTTGGGTAGGGAAGAAGATATTTTAAATAAGATATCTGAACTTTCTAAAATAGGTATACAGATAGAAATACAAAAATTCTCAGAAGAAGAATTAAAGCAGTTTGAAGTTATAGATAGGGTTAAAAAATTATCTGAAAATACAAAAATTACAATTTATTCAGAAGAAGCAACTAGATATAAGGAAATATTTAAAGATTACTCTGTTAAATTTGAAAAATATCCACTTTTTGAAGGATACAAAACAGAGGATAAATTGATACTCACAGATAGAGAAATTAAGGGTATCAGAGTAAAAAGAGAAAGAGTTGAAAAGAAAGCACTAAGATATAAAGCTGTTGATGAAATAAAAGAGCAAGATTATGTAATTCACGAAAATTTTGGTGTAGGAATATTTTTAGGTTTAGAAAATATTGAAGGACAAGATTATTTAAAAATAAAATATGCAGATGAAGATAAACTATTTGTTCCAGTTGATAGTATAAATAAGATAGAGAAATTTATAAATATTTCTGATGTTATACCTGAAATCTATAAGTTGGGTAGAAAAGGTTTTAAAAGAAAGAAAGATAAATTAAGTGAAGATATAGAAATTTTTGCTAAGGAAATTATAAAAATACAAGCTAAAAGAAATTTAGGAAATGGTTTTAAATTCTCAAAAGATACTGTTATGCAAGAAGAATTTGAGGAAACTTTTCCATTTACAGAAACACCTGCACAGTTAAAAGCTATTGAAGATGTAAAAAGAGATATGGAATCTGGAAAAATTATGGATAGACTTATATGTGGAGATGTAGGTTATGGAAAAACAGAGGTTGCAATAAGAGCAACTTTTAAAGCTGTCATGGATAGTAAACAGGTAATTCTTTTAGTACCTACAACAGTCTTAGCAGAGCAACACTATGAAAGATTTAATGAAAGATTTAAAAATTATCCTGTACATATAGAAATTTTAAGTAGGGTTCAATCAAAAAAAGAACAAACTGAAAGTCTTAAAAGAATTGAAAATGGTTCAGCAGATTTAGTGATTGGAACTCATAGACTATTGTCAGATGATATAAGATTTAAAGACGTAGGGCTTCTTATAATAGATGAGGAACAAAAGTTTGGAGTTAAAGCAAAAGAGAAATTAAAAAAGATTAAAGGTGATTTAGATGTTTTAACTTTAACTGCTACCCCTATTCCTAGAACTTTGAATTTATCTTTATTAGGAATTAGAGATTTATCTGTAATAGATACTTCCCCAGAAGGCAGACAAAAAATTCACACAGAGTATATAGACAATAATAAAAATTTTATTAAAGAAATAATCCTTTCTGAAATTTCAAGAGAAGGACAGGTTTTTTATATTTTTAATTCTGTAAAAAGAATGGAAAGCAAGGTAAAAGAAATAAGAGAGTTATTGCCAGAATATATTAAAGTTAGTTATATTCATGGGCAAATGTTGCCAAGAGATATAAAAAAGAATATTCAAGAATTTGAAAATGGTAATGTAGATGTCTTGGTAGCAACTACAATTATAGAAAATGGTATTGATATAGAAAATGCTAATACTATGATAATTGAAGGAGTTGAAAAACTAGGTCTATCACAGGTTTATCAATTAAGAGGAAGAATAGGGAGAAGCACTAAAAAAAGTTATTGCTATATGCTTACGAACGAAAATAAAACTAAAAATGCTAAGAAAAGAGAAGAAAGTATAAGAGAATTTGATAATTTAACAGGTATAGATTTAGCAATGGAAGATTCAAAAATCAGAGGTGTTGGAGAGATTTTAGGGGAGAAACAACACGGGGCAGTTGAAACTTTTGGTTATAATCTATATATGAAGATGTTAAATGAAGAAATCTTAAAATTAAAAGGAGAAGTAGAAGAAGAACTTGATGAAGTTGATGTTGAGCTTGAGCTTAATTTTCCAAGATTCTTACCAGATAGCTATATAGAGAAAAATGAAAAGGTAAAAATTTATAAAAGAGCCTTAGCTTTGAAAAATTTAGATGAATTAAAAAATTTATATAATGAATTAGAAGATAGATTTGGAAAAATTAAATCTGAGGCAAAAGGATTTTTTGATTTTATAAAAATAAGAATAATAGCAAGAGATTTAGGAATTACGACTATAAAACAAGATAAGGAAAATAAAGATAGAATTTTAATTAATTTTAATGAAAAGAAAATAAATGTGGATAAGATTATTTATTTGTTGAGCAATAAGAAAATAATGTATTCAAAGTTTACAAGAACTATTGGATATAATGGAAATATTTTTGAATTTTTTAAATTATACTCATCATAA
- a CDS encoding AAA family ATPase, with translation MKIHIIGCSGTGKTYLAKKLSNKYNIPHYDLDNIYWDNSSEKYGIKMEVEKRDKLLQNILEKDSWIIEGIYYKWLEQSFKDADIIYILDLPKHIYKFRIIKRFIKRKLKLEESKKETLKSLLELLKWTDKFQNEDMKEIIKILKKYKEKVHFIKNKNEIKKILEF, from the coding sequence TTGAAAATTCATATTATTGGTTGCAGCGGTACAGGTAAAACTTATCTTGCAAAGAAATTATCAAATAAATATAATATTCCTCACTATGATTTAGATAATATATATTGGGATAATTCTTCTGAAAAATATGGAATAAAGATGGAAGTTGAAAAAAGAGATAAATTACTTCAAAATATATTAGAAAAAGATTCTTGGATTATAGAAGGAATTTACTATAAGTGGCTTGAACAAAGTTTTAAAGATGCTGATATTATCTATATTTTAGATTTACCAAAACATATTTACAAATTTCGTATTATAAAAAGATTTATCAAAAGAAAATTAAAACTAGAAGAAAGTAAAAAAGAAACTTTGAAATCTTTACTAGAATTATTAAAATGGACAGACAAATTTCAAAATGAAGATATGAAAGAAATAATAAAAATATTGAAAAAATATAAAGAAAAAGTTCATTTTATAAAAAATAAAAATGAAATCAAAAAAATTTTAGAATTTTAA
- a CDS encoding transcription repressor NadR, with protein MIEREEREKKILEILRNSETLVSGTYLAEFFDVSRQVIVQDIAILKAKNIDIISTNRGYRLLSKGIKKVIKVKHDDSEIRNELNAIVDLGASVEDVFVIHKTYGKIRVKLDIKSRRDVDLLVGNINSKLSKPLKNLTDNYHYHTIIAENESILNEVEDKLKELEILLEE; from the coding sequence ATGATTGAAAGGGAAGAAAGAGAAAAGAAAATACTTGAAATTTTAAGAAATAGTGAAACTCTTGTAAGTGGTACATATCTTGCAGAGTTTTTTGATGTTTCAAGACAGGTTATAGTACAGGATATAGCAATATTAAAGGCTAAAAATATAGATATTATCTCAACTAATAGGGGTTATAGATTACTTTCAAAGGGAATAAAAAAAGTTATTAAGGTCAAACATGATGATTCAGAAATTAGAAATGAGTTAAATGCTATTGTAGACCTTGGAGCAAGTGTTGAAGATGTGTTTGTTATCCATAAAACTTATGGAAAGATAAGAGTAAAATTGGATATAAAATCAAGGAGAGATGTTGATTTATTGGTAGGAAATATCAATTCTAAATTAAGTAAACCTTTAAAAAATTTAACAGATAATTACCATTACCACACTATAATAGCTGAAAATGAGAGCATTTTAAATGAGGTTGAGGATAAATTAAAAGAGCTTGAAATTTTGCTTGAAGAATAA
- the nadC gene encoding carboxylating nicotinate-nucleotide diphosphorylase produces the protein MNLRKIDKFQMDDLIRMALKEDITSEDISTNAIYKNDRMAEISLYSKEEGILAGLDVFKRVFELLDNSVEFKEYKKDGDKVLNKDLILKIKANIKTILSAERTALNYLQRMSGIATYTRKMVEALNDKNILLLDTRKTTPNMRIFEKYAVRVGGGYNHRYNLSDAIMLKDNHISAAGSITVAIKLAREYSPFIKKIEIEVENLEEVEEAVKAGADIIMLDNMDIETTKKAIKIINKKTIIECSGNIDIININRFKGLEIDYVSSGAITHSAKILDLSLKNLRYIDD, from the coding sequence TAACTTCTGAGGATATAAGTACAAATGCAATCTATAAAAATGATAGAATGGCAGAAATTTCACTTTATTCAAAGGAAGAAGGAATTTTAGCAGGACTTGATGTATTTAAAAGAGTTTTTGAATTATTAGATAATTCTGTGGAATTTAAAGAATATAAAAAAGATGGAGATAAGGTTTTAAATAAAGATTTAATATTAAAAATAAAAGCTAATATAAAAACAATATTATCTGCTGAAAGAACAGCTTTAAACTATTTGCAAAGAATGAGTGGAATAGCAACTTATACAAGAAAAATGGTGGAGGCACTAAATGATAAAAATATATTATTGCTAGATACTAGAAAAACTACTCCAAATATGAGGATATTTGAAAAATATGCAGTTAGAGTAGGTGGTGGCTATAACCATAGATATAATCTTTCAGATGCTATAATGTTAAAAGATAATCATATCAGTGCAGCTGGTTCTATAACAGTTGCAATAAAACTTGCAAGGGAATATTCTCCTTTTATTAAAAAAATTGAAATAGAAGTTGAGAATTTAGAAGAAGTAGAAGAAGCAGTTAAAGCTGGTGCAGATATAATTATGCTGGACAATATGGATATAGAAACAACTAAAAAGGCTATAAAAATTATAAATAAGAAGACTATAATAGAATGTTCTGGAAATATAGATATAATTAATATAAATCGTTTTAAAGGATTGGAAATTGACTATGTTTCAAGTGGAGCTATAACACATTCAGCTAAAATTTTAGATTTAAGCTTAAAAAATTTGAGGTATATAGATGATTGA